The following coding sequences lie in one Verrucomicrobiia bacterium genomic window:
- a CDS encoding MarR family transcriptional regulator, whose amino-acid sequence MGRHATDSPPAGNPGDRRLPPLLRRAWYGLNQAFRRRIAHLEITPDQYTALRNLFEAGPRGLTQSELTEQMSSDPNTIASLVERMESAGLLRRETDPADRRARRLRIALTGRRRFQLALTVAHELQDEVLESLDAEERQHFLAILDKLSDACRRAAERT is encoded by the coding sequence ATGGGCCGACACGCCACCGACTCCCCCCCCGCCGGCAACCCGGGCGATCGCCGCCTCCCACCCCTCCTCCGGCGCGCCTGGTACGGCCTCAACCAGGCCTTCCGCCGCCGTATCGCCCACCTCGAGATCACTCCCGACCAATACACCGCCCTCCGCAACCTCTTCGAGGCCGGCCCCCGAGGCCTCACCCAGTCGGAACTGACCGAACAGATGTCGTCCGACCCCAACACGATCGCGTCCCTGGTCGAGCGCATGGAATCGGCCGGTCTCCTCCGCCGCGAAACCGATCCGGCCGACCGCCGCGCCCGCCGCCTCCGAATCGCCCTCACCGGCCGTCGTCGCTTCCAACTCGCCCTCACCGTGGCGCACGAACTCCAGGATGAGGTCCTCGAGTCGCTCGATGCCGAAGAGCGCCAGCACTTCCTCGCCATCCTCGACAAGTTGTCCGATGCCTGCCGTCGGGCCGCCGAGCGCACCTGA
- a CDS encoding M20/M25/M40 family metallo-hydrolase → MTQWLAMAMWLGAAGWGRGEPGRTRPADEGLVDRVVTMAMESGVAYARLAELCDTFGPRFSGTPNLEAAIDWVLDMLRKDGFDTVRGEEVRVPVWVRGEESLEQVSPVPWNLPLLGLGGTTNTPSGGLTAPVLVVTNFQELRARGAEAAGRMVVFHPPWTSYGEIVRYRYRGAVEAAKVGAVASLVRSATPFSLQTPHTGAMAYEDGVPRIPHAAITTEEADRLLRLQRRGIEPVLRLSLGARTLPDGISRNVIAEWRGRERPDEIVVVGGHIDSWDVGQGALDDAGGCIAAWEALRLLREAGYRPRRTLRLVLWTNEENGLGGARAYAARPEEELARHVVAIESDWGIGPVRGFAFTGSERANAQLREVLPLLTRLGADQMRAGAGGSDLGPLLQRGVPVMDLWTERRDYFWFHHSAADTVDKVDPDELNRCVAALAVMLYALDAMPEPLAR, encoded by the coding sequence ATGACGCAATGGCTGGCGATGGCGATGTGGCTGGGGGCGGCTGGATGGGGCAGGGGGGAGCCGGGTCGGACGCGGCCGGCGGACGAGGGGTTGGTGGACCGGGTGGTGACGATGGCCATGGAGAGCGGGGTGGCGTATGCGCGACTGGCGGAGTTGTGCGACACCTTCGGACCGCGGTTCAGCGGGACCCCCAATCTGGAGGCGGCGATCGACTGGGTGCTGGACATGCTTCGCAAGGACGGGTTCGACACGGTGCGGGGCGAGGAGGTGCGGGTGCCGGTCTGGGTGAGGGGCGAAGAGTCCTTGGAACAGGTTTCGCCGGTGCCGTGGAACCTGCCGTTGCTGGGTCTGGGGGGAACCACGAACACCCCTTCGGGCGGGCTGACGGCGCCGGTGCTGGTGGTGACGAATTTCCAGGAGCTGAGGGCCCGCGGTGCCGAAGCGGCGGGGCGAATGGTGGTGTTTCATCCGCCGTGGACGAGTTACGGGGAGATTGTGCGGTACCGGTACCGGGGAGCGGTGGAGGCGGCGAAGGTGGGGGCGGTGGCGAGCCTGGTGCGGTCCGCGACCCCGTTTTCGCTGCAGACGCCGCACACGGGTGCGATGGCGTATGAGGACGGGGTGCCGCGGATTCCCCATGCGGCCATCACGACGGAGGAGGCGGACCGGTTGCTGCGGCTGCAGCGCCGGGGGATCGAGCCGGTGCTGCGATTGAGCCTGGGGGCGCGGACCTTGCCTGACGGGATTTCGAGGAATGTGATTGCCGAGTGGCGCGGGCGGGAACGGCCGGACGAGATCGTGGTGGTGGGTGGGCACATTGACTCGTGGGATGTGGGCCAGGGCGCGCTGGACGACGCCGGAGGCTGCATTGCGGCGTGGGAGGCGCTGCGGTTGTTGCGGGAGGCGGGGTATCGTCCGCGCCGGACGCTGCGGCTGGTCTTGTGGACCAATGAGGAGAACGGGCTGGGCGGGGCGCGGGCTTATGCGGCGAGGCCGGAGGAGGAACTGGCGCGGCATGTGGTGGCAATCGAGTCGGATTGGGGGATCGGGCCGGTGCGGGGCTTTGCCTTCACTGGGAGTGAACGGGCGAATGCCCAGTTGCGGGAGGTGCTGCCCCTGTTGACGCGATTGGGGGCGGACCAGATGCGGGCTGGGGCGGGCGGGAGCGATCTGGGTCCGCTGCTCCAACGCGGGGTGCCGGTGATGGATTTGTGGACGGAGCGGCGGGACTATTTCTGGTTCCACCACAGCGCGGCGGACACGGTGGACAAGGTGGATCCGGACGAGTTGAACCGGTGCGTGGCGGCCCTGGCGGTCATGCTCTATGCGCTGGACGCGATGCCTGAGCCGCTGGCGCGGTGA
- a CDS encoding TIGR00730 family Rossman fold protein, translated as MTTSGRRAVDAERRARIEAWLAGEVGPGQPHADLAADMILSAIKMLADVQDRGDARLMATALRELRYSFRLFEPYAGTRKVSIFGSARTPADREEYRLAAELGRQLAAAGYMVITGAGGGIMQAGHEGAGTDRSFGLNIRLPWEQEANPVIVGDQKLITYRYFFTRKLMFLRQSDAIVLFPGGFGTLDEGYETLTLMQTGKAKLRPLILMDRPGGAYWRTFDRYVREHLLDNGLISSDDLHLYRMTDRCEDAVRVINRFYRNYQSARFVKDWFVIRVKRVPGEAAMEGLNEDFSDIIEAGGSLRVTEPFPEEVEDQDDLDLPRLAMRFDRRQYGRLKQLIEALNNY; from the coding sequence ATGACGACATCGGGACGGCGTGCGGTGGACGCGGAGCGGCGGGCTCGGATCGAGGCGTGGCTGGCGGGTGAGGTGGGGCCGGGACAGCCGCACGCGGATCTGGCGGCGGACATGATTCTCAGCGCGATCAAGATGCTGGCGGATGTGCAGGACCGCGGGGATGCGCGGCTGATGGCGACGGCCTTGCGGGAGCTGCGGTATTCGTTCCGGCTGTTCGAGCCGTATGCGGGGACGCGGAAGGTGTCGATCTTCGGTTCGGCGCGAACGCCTGCGGACCGGGAGGAGTACCGGCTGGCGGCGGAGCTTGGGCGTCAACTGGCGGCGGCGGGGTACATGGTGATCACGGGGGCCGGGGGAGGGATCATGCAGGCGGGTCATGAGGGGGCGGGAACGGACCGGTCGTTCGGGTTGAACATCCGGCTGCCCTGGGAGCAGGAGGCCAACCCGGTGATTGTGGGCGACCAGAAGCTGATCACGTACCGGTATTTCTTCACCCGGAAGCTCATGTTCCTGCGGCAGTCGGACGCGATCGTGTTGTTTCCCGGGGGGTTCGGAACTCTGGACGAGGGGTACGAGACGTTGACGCTGATGCAGACGGGCAAGGCGAAGCTGCGTCCGCTGATCCTGATGGACCGGCCGGGCGGGGCGTACTGGCGGACGTTCGACCGGTATGTGCGGGAGCATCTGCTGGACAACGGGTTGATCTCGTCGGACGACCTGCATCTGTACCGCATGACGGACCGGTGCGAGGACGCGGTGCGGGTGATCAATCGCTTTTACCGGAACTACCAGTCGGCGCGTTTCGTGAAGGACTGGTTCGTGATCCGGGTGAAGCGGGTGCCGGGCGAGGCGGCGATGGAGGGGTTGAACGAGGATTTTTCCGACATCATCGAGGCGGGCGGGTCGTTGCGCGTGACGGAGCCGTTTCCGGAGGAGGTTGAGGACCAGGACGACCTCGATCTGCCGCGGTTGGCGATGCGGTTCGATCGACGCCAGTACGGGCGGCTGAAGCAGTTGATCGAGGCGCTGAACAACTACTAG
- a CDS encoding CRTAC1 family protein → MPPREPLPHAAPEPPPDDAVIGRALRISLAVFAALLLVVLGIVLGSGRQPDPAVQITPIAPPRQPAIPAARHIPVTPFTDITREAGIDFSRFNGAAGEKLLPETMGGGVAFFDFDGDGRPDLLLLNGAHWPWADPDPDRPPPRPALYRNDGGTFTDVTDGSGLDISFHAMGVACGDFDNDGLVDLLITGVGDQRLFRNEGGGRFRDVTAEAGLEVGPTDWGTSAAFIDYDRDGWLDLFVCGYVRWSREIDFEVDYRLVGIGRAYGPPMNFPGAFSRLYRNTGDGRFLDVSAQAGIEVRNRATGLPMAKSLGVAPVDFNRDGWMDLIVANDTVQNFVFSNRWDGTFAEIGAESGIAFDTFGGTRGAMGIDAGRFSEDESLGISIGNFANEMLALYVAQPDTLLFADEAIAQGVGAASRLSLTFGVFFFDYDLDGWLDLLTANGHIEDEIHRIQGAQHYRQPAQLFWNARGTRGGRGFVPVTPQQVGPDLLQPLVGRGSAYADIDGDGDLDVILVQNHGPPVLLRNDQRLGHHWIRLRLVGTRSNRDAIGAWVRLRSGPHTQWRQIMPTRGYLSQSELPVTFGLGRNRRVDDIEIHWPSGIRQRLAPQDIRINALTEIREAAPRGP, encoded by the coding sequence ATGCCCCCAAGGGAACCTCTCCCGCACGCCGCCCCGGAACCGCCCCCGGACGACGCCGTCATCGGGCGCGCCCTCCGCATTTCGCTCGCCGTCTTCGCCGCCCTCCTGCTCGTCGTGCTCGGCATCGTCCTCGGCAGCGGACGCCAGCCCGATCCCGCCGTTCAGATCACCCCGATCGCCCCCCCACGCCAACCCGCCATCCCCGCCGCCCGACACATCCCCGTCACCCCCTTCACCGATATCACCCGGGAAGCCGGAATCGATTTCAGCCGCTTCAATGGCGCGGCCGGAGAAAAGCTACTTCCGGAAACCATGGGCGGCGGCGTCGCCTTCTTTGACTTCGATGGCGACGGCCGGCCCGATCTGCTCCTCCTCAATGGCGCCCACTGGCCCTGGGCCGATCCCGATCCCGACCGTCCCCCACCCCGCCCCGCACTCTACCGGAACGACGGCGGCACCTTCACCGATGTCACGGACGGCTCCGGACTGGACATCTCCTTCCATGCCATGGGAGTGGCCTGCGGCGATTTCGACAACGACGGACTCGTGGATCTCCTGATTACCGGCGTGGGCGACCAGCGCCTGTTCCGCAACGAGGGCGGAGGCCGCTTCCGGGATGTGACCGCGGAGGCCGGCCTCGAGGTGGGCCCGACGGACTGGGGCACCAGCGCCGCCTTCATCGACTACGACCGGGACGGCTGGCTCGATCTCTTCGTCTGCGGGTACGTCCGCTGGTCCCGCGAAATCGACTTCGAAGTGGACTACCGCCTGGTCGGCATCGGACGGGCCTATGGCCCGCCCATGAACTTCCCCGGCGCGTTCTCACGCCTCTACCGCAACACCGGCGACGGCCGGTTCCTCGACGTCTCCGCCCAGGCCGGCATCGAAGTGCGCAACCGGGCCACCGGACTGCCCATGGCCAAGTCCCTCGGCGTCGCCCCCGTCGATTTCAACCGCGACGGCTGGATGGACCTCATCGTGGCCAATGACACCGTGCAGAACTTCGTCTTCTCCAACCGCTGGGACGGCACCTTCGCCGAAATCGGCGCCGAATCCGGCATCGCCTTCGACACCTTCGGCGGCACCCGCGGAGCCATGGGCATCGACGCCGGCCGCTTCTCCGAGGACGAGAGCCTCGGCATCTCCATCGGCAACTTCGCCAACGAAATGCTCGCCCTCTACGTCGCCCAGCCCGACACCCTGCTCTTCGCCGACGAAGCCATCGCCCAGGGCGTCGGCGCCGCCAGCCGCCTTTCCCTCACCTTCGGCGTGTTCTTCTTCGACTACGACCTCGACGGGTGGCTCGACCTTCTCACCGCCAACGGCCATATCGAGGACGAGATCCACCGCATCCAGGGCGCCCAGCACTACCGTCAACCCGCCCAGCTCTTCTGGAACGCCCGCGGAACCCGGGGCGGCCGCGGTTTCGTACCCGTCACGCCCCAGCAGGTCGGTCCCGATCTCCTTCAACCCCTGGTCGGCCGCGGTTCAGCCTATGCCGACATCGACGGCGACGGCGACCTGGATGTCATCCTCGTCCAGAACCACGGCCCTCCCGTCCTCCTGCGCAACGACCAGCGCCTCGGTCACCACTGGATCCGCCTGCGCCTCGTCGGGACCCGCAGCAATCGCGACGCCATCGGCGCCTGGGTCCGACTGCGCTCCGGCCCCCACACCCAATGGCGGCAGATCATGCCCACCCGCGGCTACCTCTCCCAATCCGAACTCCCCGTCACCTTCGGCCTCGGCCGCAACCGCCGCGTGGACGACATCGAAATCCACTGGCCTTCCGGCATCCGCCAACGCCTCGCTCCCCAGGACATCCGGATCAACGCCCTCACCGAGATCCGGGAAGCGGCCCCACGGGGACCCTGA
- a CDS encoding PQQ-binding-like beta-propeller repeat protein, protein MSKGILPRGALAALCAVTLTLEAVAAAPVTGWLSWRGPEQTGVSRETGLPERIGSADEALWVADWGGKSTPVIANGKLYILGYRDDGPDLQEGVACFDAETGRLLWKRAFNDFLSDTIYQRYSTSTPAVDAETGYVFMQGTQGILAAFTGEGEPLWSHSLMEKFGRLTFPNSRTASPVVDRDLVITRGITSNWGAQGAASDRFYAFDKKTGELVWASSPSGRPLDNSFSHPYLTWFRGMRVMIVAAGDGTVVCFNARTGDPLWRVPLAKAGINATVVVHNDDKVIAIFGTPYEPGEMVAFRIPDVAPAPGQAGPVEVERQAVELWSDPTISTSTSSPILVGDRVYVTKEKGDLVAVDANTGRVFWSMLLGIEQRNSCPLYADGKIYVPILDNPSGKAQGVSAEAGTKGGFYILRDLGESVETLTHIELDGRCFGSPVAYNGKVYIQTENNLYAFGKAGRNPGLPAPVPEPAWPQPGPAAQLQIIPSEVLLHPGEKASFRVRKLDAKGFTVSNVTDVARLKWAPYIPPTALVRATMEGSFNAAGELEVPRDARMSAGAFEAELDGLKGTMRGRVLSYLPSFEDFEGFQLSNTTTNTAEPPTPYAYPPLAWIGARFRFEVREVDGTKALTKTIDNRLFQRGMSFIGDPTMSHYTIQADVRSEGTRRKMSEVGLINQRYIIVMKGNAQEMEVNSNLERLRVTVPFRWQPNEWYTLKARVDREPGGEGVVRAKAWRRGDPEPAAWTIEVPHRTAHARGSPGLFGFSPQEMRVFIDNIRVTPN, encoded by the coding sequence ATGTCGAAGGGAATCCTCCCCCGAGGGGCGCTCGCCGCGCTGTGCGCCGTCACTTTGACCCTGGAAGCCGTGGCGGCCGCGCCGGTGACCGGATGGCTGTCATGGCGGGGGCCCGAGCAGACGGGCGTTTCGCGGGAAACAGGACTGCCTGAGCGGATCGGTTCGGCGGACGAGGCGTTATGGGTGGCGGATTGGGGCGGGAAGTCCACGCCGGTCATTGCGAACGGGAAGTTGTACATCCTTGGATATCGGGACGACGGGCCGGACTTGCAGGAGGGGGTGGCGTGTTTCGATGCGGAGACGGGGCGGTTGCTGTGGAAGCGGGCGTTCAACGATTTCCTGAGCGACACGATCTACCAAAGGTACTCGACCTCGACGCCGGCGGTGGATGCGGAGACCGGGTACGTCTTCATGCAGGGGACGCAGGGGATTCTGGCGGCGTTCACGGGGGAGGGGGAGCCGTTATGGAGCCATTCGCTGATGGAGAAGTTCGGGCGCCTGACCTTCCCCAACAGCCGCACGGCGAGCCCGGTGGTGGATCGCGACCTGGTGATCACGCGGGGGATCACGAGCAACTGGGGGGCCCAGGGGGCGGCGAGCGACCGCTTCTATGCCTTTGACAAGAAGACGGGAGAATTGGTGTGGGCATCGAGTCCGAGCGGGCGGCCTCTCGACAATTCGTTTTCGCACCCCTACCTGACATGGTTCCGTGGGATGCGGGTGATGATTGTGGCGGCGGGCGACGGGACGGTGGTGTGTTTCAATGCGCGGACGGGGGATCCGCTGTGGCGGGTGCCGCTGGCGAAGGCGGGCATCAATGCGACGGTGGTCGTGCATAACGACGACAAGGTGATCGCCATTTTCGGCACGCCGTACGAGCCCGGCGAGATGGTCGCCTTCCGGATTCCCGACGTGGCGCCGGCCCCCGGGCAGGCGGGACCGGTGGAGGTGGAGCGGCAGGCGGTGGAGTTGTGGAGCGATCCCACCATTTCCACCTCGACCAGTTCGCCGATTCTGGTGGGGGACAGGGTTTATGTGACCAAGGAGAAGGGGGACCTGGTGGCGGTGGACGCCAACACCGGGCGGGTGTTCTGGTCGATGCTGCTGGGGATCGAGCAGCGGAATTCGTGTCCGCTGTATGCGGACGGGAAGATCTACGTGCCGATTCTGGACAATCCGTCCGGGAAGGCGCAGGGCGTGTCGGCGGAAGCCGGGACCAAGGGAGGGTTCTACATCCTCCGAGACCTGGGGGAGTCGGTGGAGACGCTGACGCACATCGAGCTGGACGGGCGATGTTTCGGGTCCCCGGTGGCGTACAATGGGAAGGTTTACATCCAGACGGAGAACAATCTTTACGCGTTCGGCAAGGCTGGCCGCAACCCCGGGTTGCCGGCGCCCGTCCCCGAGCCCGCATGGCCGCAGCCGGGTCCGGCGGCCCAGCTTCAGATCATCCCGTCGGAAGTGCTCCTGCACCCCGGGGAGAAGGCGTCGTTCCGGGTCCGCAAGCTGGATGCCAAGGGGTTCACGGTGTCGAACGTGACCGACGTGGCACGGTTGAAGTGGGCGCCGTACATCCCGCCGACGGCGCTGGTCCGGGCGACGATGGAGGGATCGTTCAACGCGGCCGGGGAGTTGGAAGTGCCCCGGGATGCCCGGATGTCGGCCGGGGCGTTTGAGGCGGAACTGGACGGATTGAAGGGGACGATGCGGGGGCGGGTGCTGTCGTATCTGCCGTCGTTCGAGGACTTCGAGGGATTCCAGTTGAGCAACACGACCACCAACACCGCGGAGCCGCCGACGCCATACGCCTATCCGCCGCTGGCGTGGATCGGGGCGCGGTTCCGGTTTGAGGTTCGGGAGGTGGACGGTACCAAGGCCCTGACCAAGACGATCGACAACCGGTTGTTCCAAAGGGGCATGTCGTTCATTGGGGATCCGACGATGAGCCATTACACGATCCAGGCCGACGTACGGAGCGAGGGCACGCGCCGGAAGATGTCGGAGGTGGGACTCATCAATCAGCGGTACATCATCGTGATGAAGGGCAACGCGCAGGAGATGGAGGTGAATTCCAACCTGGAACGTTTGCGGGTGACCGTACCCTTCCGATGGCAGCCCAACGAGTGGTACACCCTGAAGGCCCGGGTGGACCGGGAGCCCGGCGGGGAGGGCGTGGTCCGGGCCAAGGCCTGGCGTCGCGGGGATCCCGAGCCCGCCGCCTGGACGATCGAGGTGCCGCACCGGACGGCACACGCCCGCGGGTCGCCCGGCCTGTTCGGGTTCAGCCCGCAGGAGATGCGGGTGTTCATCGACAACATCCGGGTGACCCCGAACTGA
- a CDS encoding prepilin-type N-terminal cleavage/methylation domain-containing protein: MKIQVSRRRAFTLIEIMIVVGIIGLLAIAIIPNISKNRERAQLRMIEQNLRKIDAAKNLWSLENNKGSGETPTVEEMRMYDGWPRAVAGETYNINPVGSPPTATLGGKLGTHAASSVISLPED; this comes from the coding sequence ATGAAGATTCAAGTCAGCCGGCGCAGGGCCTTCACCCTGATCGAGATCATGATCGTGGTGGGGATCATCGGGCTCCTTGCCATCGCCATCATTCCGAACATCAGCAAGAACCGGGAACGGGCGCAGTTGCGGATGATCGAGCAGAACCTGCGAAAGATCGACGCCGCGAAGAACCTGTGGTCCCTGGAGAACAACAAGGGGAGCGGGGAGACGCCGACGGTGGAGGAGATGCGGATGTACGACGGATGGCCTCGGGCGGTGGCGGGCGAGACTTACAACATCAACCCGGTCGGGTCGCCGCCCACCGCGACCCTGGGTGGCAAGCTGGGCACCCACGCGGCCAGCAGTGTGATTTCATTACCGGAGGATTGA
- a CDS encoding EF-hand domain-containing protein produces MNTLTTRWMVGMTVGLLGASAWAQSEVPAANPGRGSAGLPPALAVLDTDGDGRLSEAELARAGEVLRALDRDGDGAIDADELRGWRPSGVPGLGRGALGDRTGRSGRPGLGLRQDGPRQAGPPADRGLGQGRNRADRLQSDERTPSGPLTPRAQWGPQPMGPRGPGAVPQGRPGWGRMDGRQVQPCPCCAWGAPRRQGGGGWRGGPRG; encoded by the coding sequence ATGAACACGTTGACGACGCGATGGATGGTGGGAATGACGGTGGGTCTGCTGGGGGCGTCTGCCTGGGCGCAGTCCGAAGTCCCGGCTGCCAATCCAGGACGAGGGAGTGCCGGACTGCCTCCGGCGCTGGCGGTGTTGGACACGGACGGTGACGGGAGGTTGTCCGAGGCGGAGTTGGCGCGGGCCGGGGAGGTGCTGCGGGCTCTGGATCGCGATGGGGACGGGGCGATCGATGCGGACGAATTGAGGGGATGGCGTCCGTCCGGGGTTCCCGGGTTGGGTCGGGGTGCCCTGGGCGATCGCACGGGTCGGAGCGGACGTCCGGGCCTGGGTCTCCGTCAGGATGGGCCGCGCCAGGCGGGTCCACCGGCGGATCGGGGACTGGGACAAGGGAGGAACCGGGCCGACAGGTTGCAGTCGGACGAGCGAACTCCGTCGGGACCGCTGACGCCCCGGGCCCAGTGGGGTCCGCAACCGATGGGACCCCGGGGGCCGGGTGCGGTGCCGCAGGGTCGGCCGGGCTGGGGTCGGATGGACGGTCGTCAGGTGCAGCCGTGTCCGTGCTGTGCGTGGGGTGCCCCGCGGCGGCAAGGCGGTGGCGGATGGCGGGGAGGACCGCGCGGGTAG
- a CDS encoding response regulator transcription factor — protein sequence MATPDSIPPADKAPRVLLVDDDRKLCRLLADYLGPMGYQIHAVHDGPAGVQTAIQEPWHAVILDVMMPGLDGFEVLKRIRRESDVPVLMLTSRGDEADRIVGLEIGADDYLPKTFSPRELLARLRAVTRRHHPAANPPDPAGTEIVVRDLHLNPDTRTAVLGDQPLQLTAVEFDLLLSLARAPGRVKTREQLLDEVREREFEVFDRSIDVHISSLRRKLADDPRQPRFIETVRSVGYRMIDPAAA from the coding sequence GTGGCCACGCCCGATTCCATCCCCCCCGCCGACAAGGCCCCACGCGTCCTGCTGGTGGACGACGACCGCAAACTGTGCCGCCTTCTCGCCGACTACCTCGGTCCCATGGGCTACCAGATCCATGCCGTCCATGACGGTCCCGCCGGGGTCCAAACCGCCATCCAGGAACCGTGGCACGCCGTCATCCTCGATGTCATGATGCCCGGTCTCGACGGCTTCGAAGTCCTCAAGCGCATCCGCCGGGAATCGGATGTCCCCGTGCTCATGCTCACCTCCCGCGGCGACGAAGCCGACCGCATCGTGGGCCTCGAAATCGGCGCCGACGATTACCTCCCCAAGACCTTTTCGCCCCGCGAACTGCTCGCCCGGCTGCGCGCCGTCACCCGGCGCCATCATCCCGCCGCCAACCCGCCCGACCCCGCCGGCACCGAAATCGTCGTCCGCGACCTCCACCTCAATCCCGACACCCGCACCGCCGTCCTGGGAGACCAACCCCTTCAACTCACCGCCGTCGAGTTCGACCTCCTCCTCAGCCTCGCCCGGGCCCCCGGCCGCGTAAAAACCCGGGAACAACTCCTCGATGAAGTCCGCGAACGCGAATTCGAGGTCTTCGACCGGTCCATCGACGTCCACATCTCCTCCCTCCGCCGCAAACTGGCCGACGATCCCCGGCAACCCCGGTTCATCGAAACGGTTCGCTCCGTCGGCTATCGCATGATCGACCCCGCCGCTGCCTGA
- a CDS encoding DNA-3-methyladenine glycosylase I encodes MPDAPIRCPWVDLSKPDYVAYHDLEWGVPVHDDRRLFEFLTLESAQAGLSWYTILRKRENYRQAFAQFDPERVARFTPADIDRLLANPGIVRNRLKVEAAVVNARRFLEVQSEFGSFDAYIWRFVDGRPVVNRFHSLRDYPARTALSDALSKDLKARGFKFVGSTIIYAHMQATGMVNDHIVTCFRHAQVARD; translated from the coding sequence ATGCCCGATGCCCCCATCCGCTGTCCCTGGGTCGATCTCTCCAAGCCGGATTACGTCGCCTACCACGATCTCGAATGGGGCGTCCCGGTCCACGATGATCGCCGGCTCTTCGAGTTCCTCACCCTCGAGTCCGCCCAGGCCGGACTGAGCTGGTACACCATCCTTCGCAAACGCGAAAACTACCGCCAGGCCTTCGCCCAGTTCGACCCCGAACGCGTCGCCCGCTTCACCCCCGCCGACATCGACCGGCTCCTCGCCAATCCCGGAATCGTCCGCAACCGCCTCAAGGTCGAAGCCGCGGTCGTCAACGCCCGCCGGTTCCTCGAGGTCCAGTCGGAATTCGGCTCCTTCGACGCCTACATCTGGCGCTTTGTGGACGGGCGCCCCGTTGTGAACCGGTTCCATTCCCTCCGCGATTATCCGGCCCGCACCGCCCTCTCCGACGCCCTCAGCAAGGATCTCAAGGCACGCGGATTCAAGTTCGTCGGCTCCACCATCATCTACGCCCACATGCAGGCCACCGGCATGGTCAACGACCACATCGTCACCTGCTTCCGCCACGCGCAGGTTGCCCGCGACTGA